The Chrysemys picta bellii isolate R12L10 chromosome 10, ASM1138683v2, whole genome shotgun sequence genome segment aatgctttgccagtgtggacggggagtgagttacagcgttGGGGgggcctttacagcgctgtaactcgcaagtgtagccaaggcctcagaggcaGCGCCTTGAGGGGGGCCATAAGGACCAAAGGTGCTAAGAGGTGGAGAGGCCTGCTGGAGAGCATGGTGGGGTGAAGAACGGGGGGTAAGGAGAGAAAGTTGACAGGGCAAGTAGAAGGTGAATGAAGTGAGGATGGGTTTGGGGTTGTAGGGAGGGGAGATAAGTATCAGCATTTTCTTCCCATAAGGTCTCTATAGTTCCATTAGCATCAAGTCTGTTTGTCCTTCTCTTTTAGATGTTCTTCGTCCTCAGTGTCCTGGAGCCCTGAAACATGCCATTAAGTGGAGGCCTATATGGTTGTGAAGACCCCACCTACTGGAGGACAGTGTTTGATGTCTACTGGGATGTACTCAAAGCCAAAGGAAGCAGGCAGAAAAAACTTGCTGAGTTGGATAAATGGTAAATGCTCAAGCATTTAAGGTGGTTTCTTTTCTGCTGCATTATTCTCTCTAAGAGCACCACCTCATCATCTGTTGAGGAAGCATACAGCTATGAGTCCTATCCATAGCAGCCTCTTTCAGTGTGAAATCCCTGCCAAATGTTCTTCATTAGTAGCAGCTGGGTCTTCAATAGCATGAGCTTCCTCTCAGCCAGTCAGTCCCAGCTGCAACTCCAGCAGCAAGAACATGTAGGTTCAAGACTATATTTTGACTCCTTGTCTGCCAACGGGTCTTTGTTTCAGGTATCAGGAGGAGCTGCCAGTTGCTATTTcaggaaggagagaaaaatatCTGACACAGGCTGAAGTGGTGAAACTGATGGAATGGAAACTTGCTGTAAGTAGCTTTCCCAGATGAATTGCCATATGTAACATCTCAGCCATATAATCAAAGTGTTTGTGTAGTGGCAAGGAGGGTCTAAGGCAATGTTACAGCTTAAGTCGACATAAACTATGTTGCTCAAGTGTGTGAATTAGCCATCCCCTTGAACGACATAATTTATGCCAATTTAAGCGCCAGCATGGAGAGCGCTGTGTCAGTGAGAAAGCTGCTACTGTTACTTGCAGGGGCTGGGGTAATTAGATTCACGATCCATAGAGTGACTATATTAGAGAGCTTACAttagcacagctgcatcagtgctgctgtaaactctctagtgtagccataagCTCAGAGCCTTGGGGTCTATAACATCATTTTCAATTGCTGGTGGTTTGGAGCTCTGCTGATtatattgacttttttttttaaacctgtgtgAAAGAGTTTGATGCTGCCAGCCTTAAGGCCTCTGTAGTTAGCATCTATTTAATTCTGTTATTCATATTTTAAAGGTACTGCAGTCAAGGAAAACAATCCAGCCAAATCTTCTGGTCTGTCTGAACCATGCTTGATGCACGACTGGGGGAGGAGCAATGGTGTCTTTATGCTACCTTTTTGGCTCCTTAATTGAGGGGTtattgtgcccccccccacacacacacacaccccttatagAAGCCTCAGGCTTGCTGTAAGTTGCCGTCAGCTACCATAGCCCCAGGGGATTGTCCCAGCAATCCGGGATCTTGGGGGCATATGGCTTTTCTGCCACATGCAGTTGCCCAGCCTATGTCCCCTAAACAGGATCCTACAGTGGGATGGCATAGAGTCACTCTGCCAGGTAGCAGCCTCCTCACCTTCTgaagctgaggatttggccctttattttaaaaaagttatccTCTGTTTGCATTAGCAATAACACATTAGAATATCAGAGCAGGAATATTTTTAAATCCAAGGTGCGCTATTTGTTTAACTTTTTGCATTTCACCCAGCTTGGTAAGTTTCCTCTGACTAGCAcaacagagctgtgtgtgggtttCCACTACAATAGGGGAATTATATTCAGTCACTTATTTATGAAACATTAATACTGTACACAACTCTTTACAAACAAGGAGGTGGATCCCTGCTGCATAATAATCAAATTATCATGGGCTGTTGACTCACAGGAAGAGGGTGATTAGTCCAAGTGTAATGGACAGGGTGGAAAAGTCAAAGGGAGTATTTAGGAGAGAGGAGCAGGAGGAATGTAAGGGACACGGTGGGGGGAGATGGTGGAAACAAAGGTAAGAAACTAGTGGCATTGTAATGGGACAGAGGCTTGAAGATGTGGTCAGAGGAGCACATGCttaggttttgtctacactaggaaagaGGACAAGATGAAGCCCCTGAAGTGATGTGAGGAGTTGAGGTGATGTGCTCAGAGTGTGGGTTAGGAAACTTTAAATCCCACCCTCCAGCAAAACAAAATGTTGCTGGAAATCTTGTGTTTCATAAAATCGTGCACACCCTAgggttttaaaaacaacacttttTCCCCCAAACAGAGCCTCAATTCTGAGCTTCAGCTCACTTGCCATTCTCCTTTTAGATAGTCACATAGCTTTTTCATTTTCtggaccaggggtaggcaacctatggcacatgagctgattttcagtggcactcacactgcccgggtcctggccactggtctgggggggctctgcattttaatttaattttaaatgaagcttcttaaatattttaaaaaccttatttactttacatacaatagtttagttatatattatagacttatagaaagagaccttctaaaaacactaaaatgtattactggcatgcaaaaccttaaattagagtgaataaatgaagactcggcacaccacttctgaaaggttaccgaccCCTGTTCTGGACCATGCTTGAGAATAAAGATCCCCACACTGGGGGTTTTCCTTCCAATCACAAAACATCTCAACTTGGAGAATGCCAGGAAGGGCTCTCCCTCTGGATCACTAGTGGCCCACAGACCATAGCTTGGGAACCTTCACTAAAAAGAAATATCCCTGGAAGGACTCATTATACTTTTCCCATATGTTGGAAAGAAACTCATGGCCCCACGCTATTGAAACCCTTATTATAAAGGCCACTTTTAATTGCTGGTGCCCGTAAACTATAGACTTTTTCCTGTAGCAATGAGCTGTACTCACTTGTAGAGCGAAGACGCTGAGCTCCTCAGGTTGGGATGTCCTTACCAtgctctcttctctcctcccatctAGCGGGGAAAGTTTCGTCCTcgtctgcagcagctggtggccACTAACTCCAGTGAAACGGTGGAGAGCTGTACAAGGAAAGCTTTCCAGCTCCTTCCAGACGTGGCAGCTGCCATTACTGAGCTGAGCCAGCTAAAGGCTGTGGGACCAGCCACAGCTTCGGGTAAGGagttgtgggagggaggggataaATCCAAGAGGGCCAGGGCCTGGCTATACCGTTAGGTAAGAAATGGGAAGATTGTTCAGATTTTCCACAGCACTGTGTAAATAGCACCACCCAAATGGTGCTAGTTAGAGTGGGTCTGAAATGCTGATCTTTCCTGGATGATAAACACTTCTGGGAGACAGTATTGGCCCTAGAACTGAGCACTggggaaaagaaaggggaagcACCCACATCTGCAACCTGGTCTCAGTTTTTCCCCAATCCAACAAGTAGCCAAACTTGTTTCCAATGGCCAGTTCTTAGAGAGAAGACCTTCGCATGTGCTTAGTGCTGTGGCTGGCAAAAGCAGCAAATCAAAGGAATCTGGCTTGCATGGGATGGAGCCTGCATATGAAGTTGTGGTTAGGTCTCTGGCTCAGTGTGTTTCCCCATGTGTTTGTGTAAAGTGGGGGCACATTCACATGTGGGGGGGAATTAGAGACATGCTCAAACTACAAAATTGTAATCCTTATTTcagtccccctctcctcccaaatTCAAGACTGTTCAGACACCCAGGGTTCTGGTTCAATCACATCTCTGCTGGGAATAAAGGTGAAACATACTTTTGGGTTCAGTTTCCATGATGTGTCCTGGAAGGTGGGGTCAGGAGTCTGATTCCAGGCATTCTGAGAGCCTGAACAAGGTGGGGGAAGCTGCATGTTTCTCCAAGACACGGGGCAGTCACTGTCATGCAGGCTGCGCCAtgtctcctcttcctgcccccaacctctttcttttctctgctcAGCACCTTCCACTCTTCCCACTTAGCAATTCTAGCTGCAGGAGCCCCAGAGGCTGCGGCATTTATGGCAGATGAAGCAATGGAGTCCATTCCAGGCCTCACCCCAATTCAATATACCCTCAAGCATTACATCCTCTACCTGGACAAGATCCAACTCTGTGTCAAGAAACTAAACAAAGGTAAGGGTAGGCGGGGTCACTGCCACAGACCTCATAGGGGGTAGGGGAAGGAGGATCGCATCTCTCTGCTTTAGTTAAGTGTTTATGGTCTGAATTTCAGAAATTATTTGAACTGCAATGAACCCTTTAGTGCGTACAGTAAGGTTGTCATTAGGATACAAGAAAACAGTGGTTAGCACAaatgactgggagtcaggaccctggattctattcttgtctctgccactgattgCATGGCCTTGGCTAAATTACGTAGGTCCAGAGCCTCAGACATTTAAGCACTTAACTcccatcaatgggagttaggctcttaaatacttttgaggatctgggtcctagtttctctgtgcttcagcttccccccatctgtaaaatgaaagtAACATTTACTCACCTCTGCCCAGTgcattgagatcctcagatgaaagttGCCGAAAGTACAACATTGTTGATATCTGGCATTTCTGCATCAAGTGATTCATTGAAAAGCAAgttaacttagggttaccatacgtccggattttcccggacatgtccggcttttgggggctcaaatccccgtccggggggaaatccccaaaagccgggcatgtccggaaaatcgggaggtcagccgggccggcggggagccgggccggcggggagccgggcccgcggggaccccggccggcggggagccgggccagccgggccggcggggagccgggcccgcggggccgggagccggggggtgcgccgggccgccgggggccggcagtgctgggcgggccgggggtggtcggccggggccggcaccccagggcctgagctgacccaggctggaaacgccggggggccagcctgggccgcgcctcctccccccacaccctccttacctgcttcaggcttcccgcgaatcaaatattcacgggaagcaggggagggggcggggttgggcaggggtgtgggcggggctgggggcgggggccgggggccgtggagtgtcctccatttggaggcacaaaatatggtaaccctagttaactGGTAGTCAAATTCAGGAAACAGAATTTCCTGGTTTCTTAGACCTGAACCTTGCAGTCACTGTAGAGCCATTCTCAGCAGCGCCTGTATTGAAACAGCTGCTCTGCAAGATTTCCCTTATTAACCTTTCCTTGCCTTCTGTGCCCACCATGAATTTGCATTGCCTTTTCATTCTCCCTTCAATTTTTGCTTGAAGTTGTGGCCAGCTCcatctcccttccctgctcccctggTCTGTGTCGTCCTCCTGGGTTTCCAAAGGTCTCAGTGTGGCAATGATTTTGTCCACTAAGTTTTCCTGCCCTGCTGTACTGTAGAACCATAGCAGCAGTAGGACAATTGTAGGCCAGGATTGCAGAGAtgttctcctgccccagcccacgtGTACATCCATGAAACAACAGCAGTTTTTGatctttccctccctcctagtCTGGTATGACTGACATTCTCCACTCAGGAGAGGCTCAGAACTGGAATAGCAGGAGGGATGTTTGCAGGGCCAAAGTGAGGTGTATTGCCAAAGTTGTGTGGGAGCCCAGGAGAGATGCTGCAGATCTGGATCAACGTGCATTAGCAGAGTTGTGTGAGGGAAGTCTGTCTCATTCTGATCTGTACTATCAGCCTTTCACTTTACTGGGCCACATATCTTACCAAAAATTCATTTGGGAGATGAGGGAGACAGGGTAGGAATCAATCTACATCTGGTTCCTCTACTGATGCAGAGTGTAATTGCTCCCTTCTGATCTTTTCTAGCGGATACAGAGAAAGCATGGACTCCTCATCGTGTGGAGCTGTGTCTCTGGGCCTGGGCCGTGGCACAGAAATTGTGTCCTTCACTGCTGCAGACTCTCAGCTCAGGGGGAGAGAAGGCAGCTGATGAGGCGGATGAGGATGTTAGACCCACAAAGAAATGGAAAACCAGGTGAAAACATCATCAGCCAGGAACCTAACAAGCGTCACTCAGTGTTTGCTTCCTGTTATCCAATGCACAGGATGACTAAATGCCAAAGCTGGACTCCTTGGGGAATCTAAATATTGCCCTTTTGGGGGGGGTCATTCAGGGAATGGGTCAAATTGATCAGGTGTGGGAAGAAACAAAGGGGAGCTCTTCTGTTTGACTCACTCCCCATTTGGAACCAAAGCTGAAATGGAGCCCTCTGCTTGGTGTGTGCAGTGATTTTTACAATAATTCCTTAATAAACTTTTGATGGTTTTCATAGTACCACATAGTTGGTGTTTGTTTGGTTGCCAATAGGATAATGATgtgccaacaggaagtgccctcTCTCATACTGTATCTCTCGTCCCATCTCACCTACCTCCTAAACATGAATGGATCTTCCAGGATGCcatcctggccccagctctggcttcCTGGACCATTTACCTCCTTCATCTCCAATAATCCCATTGATTGAAGATTCCTCCAGCTGGAATTGTATCATCAGAATTCTTCCATCACAATAGCTTCATGTCATGATCATAAAAAGAGCTGGTGATGTGCTCAGCCCTGAACAATAGTCAGACATCATGAAAGTCTCTGCTCTGGAGAGCTTATGCTCTGTGTGACCGACAAAATGCATTGAGACATCCAGAGAGGAAGTCACCATGGGTTTTATTTCCCCCTTCCTTCTGTTCCTCTCCCCAGTCTATTCAATTTTTCCATGGGTACACCCTACAAAAGAAGGGTGTCTTTGGTAGGGACTTGAAGACCTAACAGATGGGGATCAGGAGATCATTCCAGGCATAGGAAGCATCACAAAAAGGAGCGGAAGAAGGAAATGGATGAGGCTTGCACTGTTGGCATAATTGGCATGACTGCACATTCCAGGCGCTGAAGTGTATTGGCAGTGTACTGGAATAATGATGCTGCAGTTCAGGCCCTTGGTACATTGGCAAAGCTGTGGGGACTCCAGGACTGGAAAAAgcccagaggggtgggggggccgtGCAGTGCAAGCGTGAGGAAGGGAGTCCCCAAGACTAGGATATGAAGGGTTGCTGCTGCAGATAAGGAGTGAGGTTCAATGTCTGGTTTATGTGTATCTCCCCCT includes the following:
- the LOC101950057 gene encoding uncharacterized protein LOC101950057; the encoded protein is MPLSGGLYGCEDPTYWRTVFDVYWDVLKAKGSRQKKLAELDKWYQEELPVAISGRREKYLTQAEVVKLMEWKLARGKFRPRLQQLVATNSSETVESCTRKAFQLLPDVAAAITELSQLKAVGPATASAILAAGAPEAAAFMADEAMESIPGLTPIQYTLKHYILYLDKIQLCVKKLNKADTEKAWTPHRVELCLWAWAVAQKLCPSLLQTLSSGGEKAADEADEDVRPTKKWKTR